In Camelina sativa cultivar DH55 chromosome 13, Cs, whole genome shotgun sequence, the genomic window CATTGTGGATTATGATGACATTTTAATGTAGCAAAAGCTTAAAATCAATAGCTTCagaatttatatgttttatgttttgaacaTTCGTTCGATAAAAGCTAGTTAAAAGCAGAGCAGTCCCTTCGAATCTCTCCTTGGTTTCCAACCTTAACACCAACGCGGCCAAGATTCCTCATAGCAGAAGTAAAAGCGGCGTAGAATTCTCCAGCGTTGTTAGCAAACCTCATTACTGTAGACTGAGACGAGAGATCGTTGAACAGAACTTGATCGGAGGTGAAAAGGCCTTTCCGAGCCACGAGGTTCTGGTAGTATAGATTGTCGAAGACACGTCCGGTGGTTAGGTCAATGTCTGCGACTTGGTCTGGGTCCCAGCCAGCACGACGGCAAGTTTGCATCAGCTGCTGTGCGTAGGCAGGGTCGAGCGTAGGGTCCAGGGGCATAAATGCCGAGAAGTTGTAGAGACGGTTGGCGAAACGGTTGCAGTGAGAGAAACCAATGGTGTGTGCGCCTGAGAGAGCAATCATATCGGTAAGTGAAAGCCCGTTGCTAGCGAAGTTCTCGACTAAACCTCTCACGTCAAGCCCTGGTTCAGGTAACTTCCCGGTCACTCTAGACGCCTTGGAGACGAGCCCGTCTCGTCTTCCTAGCTCCACCTTAAACCCTGGCCCTCCAGCCTGCCAATGTAGCATAGTTAATAATGTTGACACATGGCTAATTAAATGAAAGTCAGTGGCGGAGCGTGGACTTACGAGGACGACGACGTCTCTAGCGGCGAGAGCCAAAATATCGGCACATGACACAACACCTGGACATAAAGCTTCTACAGCGGTTTTAGCCTTAATCACAGTGTCGAATCCGTCTCCGGCGAGAGATTTATTGTCAGGCGCGTCCTTCTCTGCGTCTCCATTCTCAGATGCTATCAACACAGACGCATCACAtccctacaaaaaaaacaaaccaaattatattCACAActtagaaaagagaaaaacaaaaaaaaaaaacccccaaacAACATAATACAACTTTGTAGATCTATTAACGTTTTCTACATACTTCGACAAAACAGTCGTGGAAGAACATCCGTAATGTTGCCGGAGCCGTCGTGAAAGTTTGTTGAAATTTTGTAGTAACCGCCTGCTGAACGATGCGCTCCACGTTGGGGCATGTGGAGGAGTAGTAATTCTCCGACAGTTGAGCACCCGACTCGGCCACCATGTAAAAGAGCAACATCCCCCACATCATTATCATGTTTCTTTTTGCATCGTCACTGCGACTACGAGTATCCATATTGAtaggttttgtcttttgtttcttattaaaCTCTTCTCTTAATACAGTCGTCTCTTGAATATATAGGACCTCACCAATCTTTTTCGACCCTCTGATATGCCACCGCATTAATTTATGGCCGCTGGATATAGTCTTACAGTATAAatgtgtttttagttttttgtcaATGAATAAAcgtaacagaaaaaaaaatgtttattgagtttttgatgATTAAAATATCTAGTCACATTCACAGGTGAATGCCAGAAGTTTTACAACTAGGATATTCTCACCTTTTACTTGAGCGAGAAGGTGAATGCCAGAATTAAAATTTCTTGAGTTAGAGGGTTTTACTGACAGTGACATTCTAACAAACTTCATTAGGTCAGGTCATCTGCATGGAAACGTTTCTAAGagattttaaaaccaaattgtCTTGATGAAACGTATAAAGTATAGCTAACTAATACATTGTCGTTAAACAAAAAATGgataaaataaattcaaagtaTGAGTTTGAAAAGAAGTCTTTGTCGACCCCTAATATGTTAATGATTTTGACTGATCCTTGAATTCAGCGGATCGGAGTACCTGTTCTAATTTAGTTCATCAACTTTAGCTCAACGGTTCTAAACATTGAAGCCGATAttcaaaataaacatttaatataTCCAAATTTGGTTTCTTCCGACACAGCTTTCTTTTGGTATgataaatatgataatttatttttttaatctaccaTATCACCGCACTAGTTCTCTTTCTTATTATAATAGAAACTTTAACAATTATTCATATTGCTGTTTAGGTTAAAGTGTtattttctaccaaaaaaataataataataatgatagcGTGGTGTAAGTCAAGATGATCTCTCTGTTATGCTCATTTCAATTTCAAccacaaatataataaaactatttataaGCTCATTGTAGGTGAAGaatatattgtataaattttatgAGCACACGTCCCCAAACTACAAGAGcataaccaatttttttttttgacagcttAACTTTGATCTAtagaattaatgtttttaattatcacCGGAAACTCGTTGCATTGGAcaaattaatctaaattaaCCTCtagtaaaaaaattgattcgtaGTATATATGATGAAGGATCCGTATCAAGAGGCAATGAGTCATCATGACTCGTGTAAACTGTGAGTGACAagagatttttcctttttctttttccccaactcttatttattttagaaacaaattaaTTCATGTTTCTTGTATATGGGCCTAAGTTGGGCCTAATGAAAAGTGGACATGATAATATAGTCCAGAAAGGATCCAGTTAGTAAACCGGAGCGGAGGAAAATATTCAGTAGTTAGATGCTTGTTTTTATTTCATGTTTGTGAGACGAAGAAAAcgaattttatttgaattttgttgttcTGCTTTGTGGAGAGGCGATGGCTATGGGTATGGCGGTAGACACGGTGGGGGAGTTAGCATTTCCGGTATGGAATCCAATCCGGCGAAGATTTCCTCCGGATTCGCCCTTCTTTGCATCTGGAAACGTCGAGCGTGAACTACTAGCTAAACAGGTACTTACTTCTTCTGGAATCTGAATCGGTCGAAATCTTATGTATGTAATGCTCTTCTTATGGAATTACTCTTCACAGATcaatttcgatttttatttttcttgtcctTGCGAGCTAAATTAAGTTAACGATGATATTATGGCATTAGCTTTGCCCAAATCGAAAGGTCGAATTGTTTATTTCGTTGTCTCTcgaaacgttttttttttttttggtgtggaaTTCATCTCCGTAGTGATGATACTTGATTCGGTTTCGATCTATTTGGTTGTTCTGTAATAACGGTCTAAActtggaagtttttttttttggtgttctgATTAGGTCTAGCTTGTCAATTTTGGATTAAAACGATTGATTCATTCTTGTTCTGGTTTGATATCCATGGAATTGTATGATGTTTTTTTGACCAATCATTGTCTGTCATCCTACAATACTAGTAAGAGTTTTTAGAGTCCtaaggaggatttgattgacAGGTGGCATTGGACTTAACAGAAGATGAAATCAACCATCTTCAGATAATTGTGGAAACTGAAAGCAGGTATATGTTTTATCCTTCTTCACGGAtgggatttttgtttgtttttctgttaGTAAATGTACAAGATTTAATCAACTATGGCAATGGTTATAATTTGCAGATTTAGATTATTGCTTGCGGGAgttgaatgtttgtttttacATTGGTTCCTTGATGTGTATACTGCAGCTAATAATCTGAAcagactttttcttttcttttcttggtgaCTCTGGTTTGGTGTCAGTTATCCTACATCTGATTGTTGGTaatatatagtaaccaaatgGCCATGAATTGTTATGTAAGTAGTTCTCTTTCgatatcaacattttttaagtgGCAACTAGTAATAGCAATGACTATATCGTGTGTCACTGATCTAGTTTCAATTCCAACTTTTGTCCACACTCCACAAGTCTCCGTTGATGGTCACGAGCTTCACTTTTTTTGCAGCAGAAGAATCTCGTGTCCCATTGCTGGCTGCCCTGAGCGCCTGAAATCTTTGGACCATTTTGAAGATCACTATAATGCACGACACACGGCGTCTTGTTCAGTATGCTCAAGGGTCTACCCTACTTCTCGCTTGCTAAGTATCCACATATCCGAAGCACACGACTCTTTTTTTCAAGCTAAAGTTGCTCGGGGTTATGACATGGTATGCACTATATACTCTTTATCTCTTTGTGCAACTATTAAGTGCCGTTTTGAGGCAGTGCTCTAACTGTGATACCGCTCCTGTCATTGTTTTACATGGATATCTTTAAACTTCACCTGTGATCGTCCTTATTTCTTCTCTCATGAACATATTTACGCAGTACGAGTGCCTTGTGGAAGGGTGTGGATTGAAGTTCAAGACCTACAAAGCCCGGCATCGACACTTAGTTGACAAACACAAGTTCCCAACAACATTCGAGTTCTTCAAGAGGACCCAACTCTCAAAGAAGCGAAGAGAGAAACTTCAGAGGCAACATGTATCAAAGCTGAAacacaaagaagacaaagaagaagcttcttcaGATGCTAAGGAAGTAGAAGACAAAGCCAGCGTTGACGGTCTTGTCTCAGCACTGTCCACGCTAACCACCGCAGACACAACTCCTTCAAATGTCAGCTTCGGTCGACGCCATGGTCGTGGGCTGACCTTTGTTCCACGGTCTGTTCATAGGGAGAAACGGACCGAATATTCTTCTGCACCAGGGCCTACGAATTAGTCATGGTCTTATAGTTCCTAGTCTGCGTGCCACCAGGGCCAATGAATTAGTCATGATCTTATAGTTCCTACTCCCTAGTCTGCGGTAAGATGTTGAAGAAAAATTTATCACATTGTTTTGACGAATCACTCGAGTAACACACGATCTAAAGGCTAAACCGGTCCttttaagtaatttatataGAGCAGGACTCTTTTATTTGGTGCcgaattattaattaaaaaaaaaaaaccacgtGATGTGATTAATTAGGACTGCGTCCCGTTTCCAGTTTTGTAGCTAAACGTTGCACCGTTCTAGTAACGTTAGACGGCAAGCTTTTCTGTTGGACCAAGCTTTTCTGTCTCAGGCATTAAGGACACTGCCAGGATTTATAACCTTGTcggggaaaaagaaagaagctcCAAAAATtgaaacacacaaattaaaaatccaACAGCTTCTCTCATTCAGGGATTCTGCAATCTAGGGTTTCGTCTGTCTGGTAAAATTTGTTGCTTTACTAATTTCTTTAAACCTAGTTTTCGATTCTAATCTTTTACCTTCCTTATACAGTCTGCTTGTTtggactctgttttttttttcatttggtttttagATCTCAGTGCTTGCTTTGAACTGTAGTGTTCGTTCAGTTTGGTAATCTCTGAAATTTTTGGTATCATGAAATGTGTTTAAAGTTTCATACTTTTGGAGAAATTTTGATTAAGAAATCGAAATGGAACTCGTGGAacttgttattatttaaaaatccaATATTCTTTAGGATTGGTTGGTGAAATactatagtttattttattttttggtatggtAGGTGTCTCTATCAAACCAAAGCATTTGGAGATGGAGAGCATGCGCAGCTTTTGGCAGCTAGGGGATGAGCTCCGAGGACAATCGAAAGCTTCAGAGGATCAGAAGTGGTTCATGGCTGCATCTAAACTAGCTGACCAGACTAGATCCAAGGGAGAACGTTCGAACAATCTTGATCTATCAAAGGGTCCAGTTGAGATAAGGCCGAGGGAGAAATTTGGGTTTCAAGAAGAGAACAAGTTTGAGACTTTTAACATCAACATGATGAACTCGGAGCTCAAGTTCAATGCTGGCTacgattttaatgtttttggcCATAAACACCTGAGTGGAGGCAAATTTAGCTACAATCAGTTCTCTAACAGAGAAGGTAACAACAACTTTCGCAGCACTCACAACAGTGACTCCATGAATGCTGCTACAGAAAAAAGGTTCAAGACCTTACCTGCCTCGGAGTGTCTCCCAAAGAGTGAAGTGCTTGGTGGTTATATCTTTGTCTGTAACAACGACACAATGCTGGAAGATCTGAAGCGCCAGCTCTTTGGTATTCATCTCATCTTGGAGTTTGTCCATTTAAGGGTTACATCTCCTTTTTCATATGTACTTATGTCTTCTTCTGTGTCTGTCAGGTCTGCCACCGAGATACAGGGACTCTGTTAGGACGATAACACCAGGCCTGCCTCTGTTTCTCTACAACTACACAACTCATCAGCTGCATGGAATTTTCGAGGTTTGTTCTATAGCACTTTGATTTGTCAATGGTGTTCATGTCTTGCTCGATGACTCCAAGTCTCCAAGAATTGTTGCTTCTCTTTGCTTTGTACAGGCAACAACCTTTGGAGGTTCAAACATTGACCCTACTGCTTGGGAGGACAAGAAATGCAAGGGAGAATCCAGATTTCCTGCACaggtttcatttttcttctctgATGTGGATTCTGTCTTTCATCTTTTTTCAATGGTTGATTTGATTCACACAACCCC contains:
- the LOC104735433 gene encoding zinc finger protein 511 isoform X2, whose amino-acid sequence is MAMGMAVDTVGELAFPVWNPIRRRFPPDSPFFASGNVERELLAKQVALDLTEDEINHLQIIVETESRRISCPIAGCPERLKSLDHFEDHYNARHTASCSVCSRVYPTSRLLSIHISEAHDSFFQAKVARGYDMYECLVEGCGLKFKTYKARHRHLVDKHKFPTTFEFFKRTQLSKKRREKLQRQHVSKLKHKEDKEEASSDAKEVEDKASVDGLVSALSTLTTADTTPSNVSFGRRHGRGLTFVPRSVHREKRTEYSSAPGPTN
- the LOC104735433 gene encoding zinc finger protein 511 isoform X1, with amino-acid sequence MAMGMAVDTVGELAFPVWNPIRRRFPPDSPFFASGNVERELLAKQVALDLTEDEINHLQIIVETESSRRISCPIAGCPERLKSLDHFEDHYNARHTASCSVCSRVYPTSRLLSIHISEAHDSFFQAKVARGYDMYECLVEGCGLKFKTYKARHRHLVDKHKFPTTFEFFKRTQLSKKRREKLQRQHVSKLKHKEDKEEASSDAKEVEDKASVDGLVSALSTLTTADTTPSNVSFGRRHGRGLTFVPRSVHREKRTEYSSAPGPTN
- the LOC104735431 gene encoding peroxidase 55, which produces MRWHIRGSKKIGEVLYIQETTVLREEFNKKQKTKPINMDTRSRSDDAKRNMIMMWGMLLFYMVAESGAQLSENYYSSTCPNVERIVQQAVTTKFQQTFTTAPATLRMFFHDCFVEGCDASVLIASENGDAEKDAPDNKSLAGDGFDTVIKAKTAVEALCPGVVSCADILALAARDVVVLAGGPGFKVELGRRDGLVSKASRVTGKLPEPGLDVRGLVENFASNGLSLTDMIALSGAHTIGFSHCNRFANRLYNFSAFMPLDPTLDPAYAQQLMQTCRRAGWDPDQVADIDLTTGRVFDNLYYQNLVARKGLFTSDQVLFNDLSSQSTVMRFANNAGEFYAAFTSAMRNLGRVGVKVGNQGEIRRDCSAFN
- the LOC104735434 gene encoding B2 protein is translated as MESMRSFWQLGDELRGQSKASEDQKWFMAASKLADQTRSKGERSNNLDLSKGPVEIRPREKFGFQEENKFETFNINMMNSELKFNAGYDFNVFGHKHLSGGKFSYNQFSNREGNNNFRSTHNSDSMNAATEKRFKTLPASECLPKSEVLGGYIFVCNNDTMLEDLKRQLFGLPPRYRDSVRTITPGLPLFLYNYTTHQLHGIFEATTFGGSNIDPTAWEDKKCKGESRFPAQVRIRVRKLYKALEEDAFRPVLHHYDGPKFRLELTIPETLALLDLCEQAGSP